The following proteins are co-located in the Flavobacterium sp. CECT 9288 genome:
- the pckA gene encoding phosphoenolpyruvate carboxykinase (ATP) → MDNTMHFSQSISLTDLGIENVNIHYQLSPEELHNITIQSGQGVESSTGALAVNTGEYTGRSPQDRFIVRDSISEDKVWWGKVNIPFEPAAFEKLYNKVTAYLSNKEVYVRDSYVCSDPNYRLNVRVVTETPWANLFCYNMFLRPEASEIASFTPEWTVLCVPSFMADPAVDGTRQSNFAILDFTKKVVLIGGTGYTGEMKKGIFSALNFILPVFKNTLPMHCSANVGEKGDTAIFFGLSGTGKTTLSADPERKLIGDDEHGWTNENTVFNFEGGCYAKVINLSEENEPDIFRAIKKGAILENVVFKDGTNEVDFEDVSITQNTRVSYPITHIDNIQPGSIGNNPKNIFFLTADSFGILPPIAKLTPGQAAYHFISGYTAKVAGTEAGVTEPQPNFSACFGAPFMPLHPTKYAEMLSKKMKDANVTVWLINTGWTGGAYGVGSRMKLKYTRAMITAALNGELDNVAYENHKVFGIAKPQSCPNVPSEILNPRNTWENPELYDEKALELAQKFKENFAKFEEFANPEIMAGAPLA, encoded by the coding sequence ATGGACAATACTATGCATTTCTCGCAATCGATTTCGTTAACAGATTTAGGAATTGAAAACGTAAACATTCATTACCAGTTATCTCCAGAAGAATTACACAATATTACAATACAATCAGGTCAAGGAGTTGAGAGTTCTACAGGAGCTTTAGCCGTAAACACAGGAGAATATACAGGCCGTTCTCCACAAGATCGTTTTATTGTGCGTGATAGCATAAGCGAAGATAAAGTTTGGTGGGGTAAAGTAAACATTCCGTTTGAGCCTGCTGCTTTTGAAAAACTATACAATAAAGTAACTGCTTACTTATCAAATAAAGAAGTTTATGTACGTGATTCTTACGTATGTTCTGATCCAAATTACAGATTAAATGTGCGTGTGGTAACCGAAACTCCTTGGGCAAACTTGTTTTGCTACAATATGTTTTTAAGACCAGAAGCATCAGAAATAGCTAGTTTTACACCAGAATGGACGGTACTTTGTGTACCAAGTTTTATGGCTGATCCAGCTGTAGATGGTACACGTCAAAGTAATTTTGCTATCTTAGACTTTACTAAAAAAGTAGTTTTAATAGGCGGTACAGGATATACAGGAGAAATGAAAAAAGGAATTTTCTCTGCATTGAATTTCATCTTACCTGTTTTCAAAAACACATTGCCTATGCATTGCAGTGCCAATGTAGGCGAAAAAGGAGATACAGCTATCTTCTTTGGTTTGTCTGGAACAGGAAAAACAACTTTATCAGCTGATCCAGAACGTAAATTGATTGGTGATGATGAGCACGGATGGACTAATGAAAATACCGTTTTCAACTTTGAAGGAGGTTGCTACGCCAAGGTAATTAATCTTAGCGAGGAAAACGAACCAGACATTTTTAGAGCTATTAAAAAAGGAGCTATTCTTGAAAATGTAGTGTTTAAAGACGGCACCAATGAAGTAGATTTTGAAGATGTAAGCATCACTCAAAACACACGCGTAAGCTACCCAATAACACATATAGACAATATCCAACCAGGATCTATAGGTAACAATCCTAAAAACATATTTTTCTTAACTGCAGATTCATTTGGTATTTTGCCTCCTATTGCAAAACTGACACCAGGTCAAGCAGCATACCACTTTATATCTGGTTATACCGCTAAAGTTGCAGGAACAGAAGCAGGAGTAACAGAACCACAGCCTAATTTTTCGGCTTGTTTTGGAGCGCCATTTATGCCTTTGCACCCAACGAAATATGCTGAAATGTTAAGCAAAAAAATGAAAGATGCGAATGTAACGGTTTGGTTAATCAATACAGGTTGGACTGGTGGTGCATACGGAGTAGGAAGCCGTATGAAATTAAAATACACAAGAGCCATGATCACAGCAGCACTTAACGGTGAGCTTGATAATGTAGCTTATGAGAACCACAAAGTTTTTGGAATTGCAAAACCACAATCGTGTCCTAATGTTCCTAGTGAAATTTTGAATCCTAGAAATACTTGGGAAAACCCAGAGCTTTACGATGAAAAAGCATTAGAACTTGCTCAAAAATTCAAAGAAAATTTTGCAAAATTTGAAGAATTTGCCAATCCAGAGATTATGGCAGGTGCTCCACTAGCATAA
- a CDS encoding DUF423 domain-containing protein — translation MKKRIIASGAVLGMIAIILGAFGAHALKKVLSIDQLVTFETGVRYQMYHALFLLFIGNYDALSQKKQKAIYYLVLSGVTLFSGSIYLLATNSLTSFDFKIIGFVTPIGGLLLIIAWFVLLTSIFDKKSQNHQN, via the coding sequence ATGAAAAAAAGAATCATAGCCAGCGGTGCTGTTTTAGGAATGATTGCTATAATTTTAGGAGCTTTTGGCGCGCATGCCTTGAAAAAAGTTTTATCAATAGATCAATTGGTAACATTTGAAACTGGAGTGCGTTACCAAATGTATCATGCTTTGTTTTTACTTTTCATAGGGAACTATGATGCGCTTTCACAAAAAAAGCAAAAAGCCATTTATTACTTAGTGCTTTCGGGCGTAACATTATTCTCAGGATCTATCTATCTTTTGGCTACCAACAGCCTCACTTCATTCGATTTTAAAATTATCGGATTCGTAACGCCAATAGGCGGTCTCCTACTAATTATTGCTTGGTTTGTGTTATTGACATCAATATTTGATAAAAAATCACAAAATCATCAGAATTAA